TGACAGAGCTCGCCTAGGCCAGATAGTTTTCTCTGACCCAATGAAACGCCAAGTTCTAAACCGGTATAATTTCTGGAAAAAGATGCATTCtgtcttgttttgttttgctatgATTATAGATATCTGGTTCAATTTTTTAACATAACTGCTGCTACATCCTCTCCAGGGAATAATAACCCCACCTATTTCTGTTCTCACATCTCATGTTGTTGTGGTTCCCATGAAAATACCATTGTTTAGTTGGATACTTTGTTCATATTATCAGTCTTGTGCGAATTTCATACAGTGACGATGTAATTTTACAAACCGTTAACCATATCATAAATGCTACATTTAGTGTTTTCTAATTATGATACTGATCTATACTTAGTGGCATGCACATTGTCATGATTAGTCCTTAAGATATCAAGGATTATTCTTTTGGCGGCATTTTCTGATGTGTTTTGTTCCTGGTTACTTTTTGGTAACCTTTCAGTCTTCTGGCCCCACATATTTCATCGGGCATACTTTGGGAGATACTAAAACTGTGGATGAAGGGATGCAAGGTTGTAATCCTTGACATTCCGCTGCTGTTCGAGACAAAAATGGACCGATGGACAAACCCGGTCATTGTTGTATGGGTGGATCCCGAAACACAGATTGAGAGGCTCATGTCGAGAGATGGATGCAGCCAGGAGCAAGCTCAGAACAGGATCAATGCGCAGCTTGTGCTGGACTGGAAGAAGTCGGAAGCTGACATAGTAATCAACAATTCTGGCCTTCTAGATGACACGGAAGAACAGTTCCAAGAAGTGTTGAAGCAAGTTTCTGAGCCCTTGACGTGGAAGGAGCGCATAAGATCAAGGGATGGCCTTCTCTCCATTGTCCTGTGCACAGCAGTGGGAGTTTTACTTGCTCAGAAGAATCTGCTATGACCTTTACATACTTAAGATTGAACCAAGTTAAGAGGTCGAAAACTGCAAACTGCCATTGCAGAGCACTAAACCAGCATGGTTACGGTTCTGTGATGTTTTGTACTCCTACGGTGATTGCCGAACTTTTAgtaagaaaatatattttggaaGTGCTTGCTTGTGTTGTCAATGTGATTCACGGTGTATATGGTGTCTTTGAGTGGCACGCAAGGTCTGCTTCTATGTGTTCAGATCGTCAGATGCTTTGCTATTGTTCACGATATTTTGGGTTAGCCGTGTCTGCCGTCACGAACAATCTGAACCTGGGAATCATTGGGTGGTAGCCACACACATGTGTTGTCTTATGAGTTTTTGGTACTCCGTATATTATTTGGTTATCACTTCGGAATGGGTTACTTGGATAGGACCAAAAGTATCAGGCCAGCTTGTGCTCCGATTAAGTATCAATACACCAGTGTTTTTCAAGGATATAATTATTCAAAATCACCGCTTGAGGTGCTACCCTGAAGTGATTTTGATTACTTGGAAACTGAACGGAGTTTTCGAGCGCGGATTAGTATTAAAGTCGATGTTCcaatgtttgaattcaaaagtTATGTTAGTGTAGTGAGGCATCTTGAAATGGTGGTTTTGATTAATATATTCTCAGTTTTTCAGAATTGATGACTTAATTAAGTACGAATCTTTTTACTCCGTAATTTCGACTCTTTCAGTTTGAGAATTCGGTTCTCAGATTGTGTCCAACCCTAGGGCTATAGAGATGAAAAATGCTACTTCCACGCAACCGGCGACTGATCGTTGGCTCTCAAGGACGCACCGAATTTGTTGGAAGTCCCTTGCCATGCCAATATGACAAAATCTGCTTTGGCTTTCGATTTTTAGGAGAGTTGGCTATCAATTGGGTAGCAAAGTAGGCAGCCTGAGAGGTCACCGCCAATGAATTGGCTTGAATCGAATCACCAGCCGAAGAGTTCGGACGCTTATAATTGGCGCCGCAGAACAAGCACACCTGGAAGCCACAGGAGaaaaaagggtaaaagctCTGGTTGTCTTTACCGATTTATGCCAAAAAAGAACCAGTAGGTTGTGGGCCGGTGGGCCACGCGTCCATCATGGACCCGATGAAAGCCCAATCTTACACTGGCCTCCTATGGTCTCGAGCAATGCTGTCCTCGACAGTaaaatgagaagaaaaagagaagaagaacgaCAGGCAGTCAAAAAAAACCGAAGAACGACAGAGAAACGAGCTTGGTAATTCCCACCGgtcaacaaaaaaagaggGTAACTCCCTAGTCCTGTGTCAGGTTTGAAAAAGATGTCTTGCCCAACTAATTGAGCTACTACATCTCCATCGTGCACGGTCGATCCGTAGGATGATGATGGTTCATGAGCTGGTGCGTGGCAATTTCGACAAAACAGACCTCGTGGGCAATCTATTTCATCAGATGAACTCTGACCGAATCTATTTCACCGGGATAACCCTTTCGTGTAGCGCCCGACAGTAAGGCGTTACTTAAGGATATATAGCGCCGAACGGTAGTGCGTTTTACCTGGTGCCACCGTGACAAGTCTGAGCCAGTGTGGACTATCCGGCCCCACTATGATGCACACTTAGCGCCGAGCAGTAAGGCGCTGAAGATCTATGTGTAGCGCATTCCCGTTAGACGCTACTTAATAGCCGGCTTATAACCTTAGCCCAGCCCGAATGCTAGCTTCGCCTTCATTCCGCTGTTCCCCACCAACGGCGCAAGAACAGAGTGTGGACGGCGCACATTTCGCCcccatccccccccccccccccccgagaTCTCACCCTCCTCGAGAGATATTTCCATCAGAAGGCTAGGTGGGTCGATTTCGCCCCCATCCCCCCCAAGCCAAGTGCAGCAAGGTAGCATCATCCTTTCATTTGCTGGTTATTTGTGCTAGCAGGTTGGATTTTGTACCTAGGGTTCTGTTATGTTTCCTTTGTTAGGTTAAGGTTGGATGTTGACATCCCATGCTAGCATAAATGTGGGGAAAACAAAGATTTGTTGGATGAAACATAGATCTTAGTAACACTTTTAATTTAGGTTAAGGTTGGAGGTGATAACCTAGCTTTATACATAGTTCGAACCATTTAGCTGATAGTCTTTTTGTCTAATGGGCGTTGATGATAGTTCTTCattgtaatattttgatagaTGTCAAGAATAGTTCGTGTTCATTACGTGGACAAAGAGGCTTTTTTGGGAGGCAATGAAAAGCCTGATGTGGAGGAGAGAGACTTGGTTTTCGATAGTAGTCCTTCGTATGGACAGCTATTGGATGTAGTGCGGATTGAGTTGGAATGGATGGACCCAAGTGTTGTTGTGGAGTTGGAGGGAAGACTCAATGTTGGGTTCGGATCTCACCTCCGATGGAAGACCATGCACATATGTTCGGAGTTACGATGGGCAGCATACAAGGAGACGGTGGCTGCATCACAAGACAAGGCTCTTGAGTTATTTGCTACAAGAAAGGATGAAGGCAGTTTTCACAATGCAAGTCCAGTTCTAAGGCAGTCTGAGTCCAAGAAGTAATCCGCCAGACATGAACCTATTTGACGGTAGCGAGCATCCTGAGTTAGTAGGTGGAAGGAATGTTGATGGCAGTTCGTAAATTGTTAGTCAAGTTCGAATGGAATCTCATGTTGTAACAACCAGTCCTGCTCACACACAACAATGTTGATGAAGCCGTTGTAGACGTGACGACGGTAATGCGCTTGGACCAAGACCCATATCGTACCGGGATATGAATGAGGATGACTATACCATCCAGTCCGGTATGAGGTTTCGAACTCTGTTGGAATACAAGGTATGGATAAAGGAGTACTCTGTTACGTTCATCATCCATACAAGGTGATTCATGCCGACACCAAGCTTCGGTACACGGTTAAATGTGTGGAGGAAGGATGTCCATGGGTTGTTCATGCAAGACCATTAAAAGGAGGCCTGAATGGCACATATCTAGTTGTTGTGCAACTCACCTTTGTACGGGAAAAAACAGAGATGACAAGGATGTCAAAATAGATCACCGCCAACTCACCCCCGAATTCATCGGCTACAACCTTTCCAATTCCATCAAGTCACTACCGACAATGTCTATCAAGGAAGTCATAGAACTTGTGGATGCTCTTTTCCATTACAAGGTGAAGTACGGGAAGTCATGGAAGGCCAAGCAAGCCGCTTTCAAGATGTTGTATGGTGATTGGGAGGAAGCATACAACTGGCTCCCTATGTTGTTGGGAGCGATGGCTCATACCAACCCAGGAATGGTCCATGTGGTAGAGCCTTTTGGCCAAAGAACTAGAATTTACAATGGTGCAAATGTCCGAGTATTTGGCCGTGCATTCTGGGCTTTCGAGCAATGCATAAGGGGTTTTCAGCACTGCAGGCCGGTCATCTCCGTGGATGGCACATTCCTGACCGGACAATTCAAGGGAATTCTGTTGGTTGCAATAGCTAATGATGCCAACAGCCGGCTGTTTCCTTTGGCATTTGCTTTGGTTTCCGCAGAGAACAACGATAATTGGGCATGGTTCATACGGCTATTGAGA
This is a stretch of genomic DNA from Brachypodium distachyon strain Bd21 chromosome 1, Brachypodium_distachyon_v3.0, whole genome shotgun sequence. It encodes these proteins:
- the LOC100821280 gene encoding dephospho-CoA kinase isoform X1, with amino-acid sequence MCYELYAECVFMHLQNVVQKGTGGWKKIIKTFGNDILLENGEIDRARLGQIVFSDPMKRQVLNRLLAPHISSGILWEILKLWMKGCKVVILDIPLLFETKMDRWTNPVIVVWVDPETQIERLMSRDGCSQEQAQNRINAQLVLDWKKSEADIVINNSGLLDDTEEQFQEVLKQVSEPLTWKERIRSRDGLLSIVLCTAVGVLLAQKNLL
- the LOC100821280 gene encoding dephospho-CoA kinase isoform X2; the protein is MKRQVLNRLLAPHISSGILWEILKLWMKGCKVVILDIPLLFETKMDRWTNPVIVVWVDPETQIERLMSRDGCSQEQAQNRINAQLVLDWKKSEADIVINNSGLLDDTEEQFQEVLKQVSEPLTWKERIRSRDGLLSIVLCTAVGVLLAQKNLL